AGTAGACGACAAGCAGGGTACCTAAACAACCAATAAATGCGGCAATAGGGATAGCGTAGGGATAATGGTAGTGTAATTCACAAATAAAAATTATCACGACAAGTAGGCTGCCTCCCGCTGGGATTCCTAAAACACCAGGAGAGGCTAGAGGGTTTTGGAAAAGGGCTTGCGTGACCGTTCCTGCTACAGCTAAAGAAGCTCCTGTACATAACAATACAATAAGCCTTGGAAGCCTCTCGTCTAAAAGAGGATTCCAATAGGATGAAGAACCTGATAATTGTGCTAACGCATCTTTCCACACTTGAATAAATTCTGTCTCGCCACTTGTTAAAGTAAGGATGATAGATAAAAGGAGAATCAAATAAAGGATAACGTATAAAAGATGCTTATGCATTTTAATTGACTCGCGTTAACGCTGTATACAAATCATAATAAGCCAAAACCATATACTGGGAAGGACTTTCTTGAATGGCTTCATTTACAAAAGCAATAGGTTTATTTGTCTTTTCTTTTAATAGGCGGAAGAGTTGGTTTTTAAGGAAATTACGCTTATTAATATCCATATCAGAGGTAGCAATAATGATATAATCTGGATCCATCTGTCTAATGTGCTCTTGATGGATGGGTAGTGTCCAAGTGTGCTTATGTGAATTTCCCGCGCTGCCCAATAATTGTTTAACGCCCATACGATTGAGTAGCTTGCCTGTAAGGGTATGAGAGGAAGGCGTTGAAAAGGTCAGATGGTGCTTAAGGAAAAGAACTTTAGGGGGTAGATGGGTAGAAGGGAAGGTACTGCTTATCATGTTAAAGCGATTATCAATAGCTAGCATAGCCGCTTCAACAAAATAATTTAGTAGCTCAGCTTCTATCGGGCGATTGATGATGTGTCCAATACGAAGTAGGGCATTTTGAACTTCTTCAGGTGAGTTAACATGCTTTAAAGTAAAGAGGGGGATCCCTTGCTTTTTTAAGGCTTCCAGTGTGGAGGGGTTTGAATAGTCTGCTACAAAAGCGATATCAGGGTGGGCATTGTACAATTTTTCTGTATGATAGCGATCTGCATCTAAAGCAATAAGATGGGTGAGCTTTTTAGGATAGATAGCGGCCTGCTTGCGCATTCCAGCGGGTAAAGCAACGATCAATTCGGGCTCACTAAGCGCTAACAAAAAGCTTGCTGCCACAAAAGTTTGCGGAAGAAAGCGTTTATAAGAAGTTGATAAATCAAATATGTTCCCATTATCATCTTGAATAGAGGGAAGACGGTAATGATCATGAAGAAGGTTAAGATCTTCTCTAGTACTATTATTAATTTGCCTTGCCAAAAGCTGGCATCTTAGAAAATCCTCTCTTAACAAGCGCTTGACAGTGTTATAGCCATACTGCTCCATGATTTGAGCATCATGGTCCCAGTCAGTGATGAGCTTACTCATCATGGAGTAATCTCCATTTAACGCTTGATGAATGTTTTCACGTTGGAGAGTAGAGAGGTATTTAAATATAGAGGGTAGGGGCTTAGAGGAAGGACAAGGGGGATACAGGTCGGATAATTGATCATTAGATGGTTTAAAAGCTACAGACCACCAGATGAGCATGATACTAACTGGAAGGACATAAAAAGCAAAGGGGCCAAGAAAATATTTTTTTTTCATTTTTAGATAAAAGGAGGCTCAAATTGAAAAACAAGAGAAGTAGAAAAGCAAGAGGAGTGTAAGGGATGCTAAGCTAGAATGTTTTAGTTTTTCTATCCTCTATCTGGCTTACACTCCACCCTTATTATTTCTGTTTTTCTTCCTCTTCTTCAGCATCGCCGATAAGCGCTTCAGAAATCAGCACAATACCTGCTACGGAAGCCGAATAGGTTAATGCATTTTTTATGACTTTAGCCGGGTCTACTACGCCACTAGCTACTAAATCTTCAATCTTTTCACTCATTACGTTGAAGCCAAAATTGGCGCTTGCTTGTCGCACTTCTGCTAGCATTACTAATCCATCATGTCCAGCATTAAATACGATTTGCTTAAGAGGTGCTTCGCAGGCAGTGGCCACAATTTTAGCTCCAAGGGCTTCGTCACCTTCCAGTTTAAGGGTAGGGACAATTTGGCTAGCACGAATAAAAGCCACCCCTCCACCAGGCACAATGCCACCTTCAATAGCAGCTTTGGTGGAGTTTAAACTATCTTCGAAAAGTTGCTTTTTGGGCTTGAGCTCGACTTCAGTCACTGCTCCTACACGAACGACTGCTACTCCACCACTTAATTTAGCTTTACGTTCTTCTAGCTTTTCTTTGTCATAAGTGCTAGTGGTGTTATTAATTTCGTTTTCAATTTGCTTCACTCTGGCTTGGATAGCATCGGGCTGGCCAGCACCATTCATAATAGTGGTATGCTCTTTAGTGATAATAACTTTTTCGGCAGATCCTAGGACATGATCAGGAATTTCTTTCATGGAAATTCCTGTCTCCTCCGACACTACTCCTGCTCCAGTCAAGATAGCAATATCTTCTAGCATAGCTTTGCGTCTATCCCCAAATCCGGGAGCTTTCACAGCGGCTACTTTCAAAGTTCCTCTTAGTTTGTTTACTACCAGCGTAGATAATGCCTCTCCTTCTAGATCTTCAGCAACAATGAGTAGATTTTTACCTGTGGTAGCGACTGACTGCAAGATGGGCAATAATTCATGAATGCTATTAATTTTACGATCGATAAGGAGAATCTGAGGATTTTCCATTTCGACAATCATTTTGTCGTTGTTCGTACAAAAGTAAGCGCTCAAGTAGCCACGGTCAAAACGCATCCCCTCTACCATCTCTAAAGTTGTATCTGTCCCTTTGGCCTCTTCAATGGTGATTACGCCATTCTTACCTACTTTTTTTATAGCTTCGGCAATCATTTTGCCCACTTCTTCATCACCAGAAGCTGCCACATTGGCAATAGAAAGGATCTCCCGATCACTTTGTACAGAGATAGCTTGCTTATCTATTTCGTTCACTATTGCTTCAACAGCTTTGTCAATCCCTCTTTTCACGCTGATAGGGCTTGCACCGGAGGCAATTAATTTAATGCCATTTTCTACCATCGCTCCTAAAAGTAAGGTGGCTCGCGTAGTTCCATCCCCACAGGTTTCCTTCATCTTCTGTACGACTTCTTTAGCCATGGAAATACCCATGTTTTTATACTGATCTTTTAAGCTAATGTCTTTGACAATCGTACTTCCATCGTTAGTGATGGTAGGCGCTCCCCATGATTTTTCTAAGCCAACGTTTCGACCCCGTGGTCCAAGAGTGAATGCTACAATTGTGGAAAGTTCTTTAATACCCGCAAGTAGCTTTTCGCGGGCTTCTTCTTCAAATATAATTTGTTTTGGTGCAGAAGACATTGTTCTTTACTCCTTGTTGTCAACGAATTGTACAAGTTATTTAAAATACAAAAAAAGTTTGTTTTAATTGCCTATTATAGAGTTAGGGGACTAGATAAACTGAAACCATTCACTTGTTAATCTATCCATCCTAAATACTTTATCCTACGCTTGTAAGGTAGATATTATAGTAACCTTTATGTCCGCTTAGCCTAAATTTTGGTTGCTTTTTTAGCTTTCAAAGGATAGAGACCCCTTTATCAAAAGGCAGATCCATTCTAAGAGGTTGTCCTAGTCTTTAAAAAGTTCTGTAAATTACCAAGATTCCTAGTTTCAATTTCACTTGGTGAGCGAAGATAGTGTTTACTTAATTTGCTAGCTAGAAAAGCGGGAAATAAAAGATTGCCTATGCGTCTATTTTTAACAACCAGTAAGCTTGCTAGGCGATGAATCGCAGAAGTTAAATTCATTTTTCTACCTTGATTTGAAAACCAAAAGATATAGGAATCGAGAAAAGTTTGCAAGGAGTTTTAGATTTTTTTAGCACTTCAATCAAAAGAGTGCTAGTTGTCAAAATTTATTCTCGAAGGTTTAATTTTCTAAATCTTTTATAGAAGGGAAGAAAAATTTAGATGCGCTTGAAGAGCATCAAAATCGTTCCCCACTACTCCTTTTTTCCCTTCGATGCCTTGAGGAGAACGTATAGTTTCAGGAGAAATACGCATCATCCAAAGTGAATAGTCGAAAAGGTCATTTTGGATTCCTTGGTTTTCTTTAAGAACGAATATATAAGGGTGTAAAATGTATTTAAGGTCTTTATGTGGATGGAAGGCCATAGCTAGAATCTCCAGGTGAAAAGTTTAATCAACATAGCAAAATTATAAGTAGTGTGGCAAGTAAAAAGCTTATCGGAGTCTCTAGGGGAGGGCATAAACAAAATTGTTGGCAATCTTTTCTAAGCAGCAGCTTTATAAGAATTCCAGTAAGCTTCCCAATGAGATCATCTAATCTACCTATTTTTAAGTTCAGCATTGCATGAACATTTTCTATCTTCCGCCACGCTCCCGCTATTTTCAGCCTCGTTTGGCATACCTTAAGGTTATCTTCTATCTCGCCTAAAGCCAATGGATAAAACTTTATCTAAAGCACTTTTATAATTCATCAAATCCAATCTTTATTCCATATATCTATAACATCTTACTAAACCATTTTCGAGCATATGCAATCTCATTTTGCTACGCTTTTAGTATGTATTCATCCTTCCTTATCTTCTTCTTGCCAATACTTCTGTTTACATCCATTTGATATTTCACTACTTCCAAACTTAAAGGCTAAGGGTCTTGTTTCTAATATTTTCTTGTATGTTTTGTGTTCTTTTCTATATATTGCCTAAAAAACGATTAAAAATATGCATGACAATTAAAGAGACTATACAATGAACCCTAGCTCTTCTGCCAACATTGAGCATTTACCTAATGAAATACTAGTCCCTATTTTAAAGGCTTGTGCTAGCCCTTCCTTATTTAGCGTATGTGGAAGATGGCGCCATCTGCTAACTAACGAGGTCATGCCTTCTCTTTATTGGCAAATAGGTAAAGTGCATGTTCCTCAAGGAGATGTTGCTAAGCAGGTTATTGTTCTAGATAGGATTTATAAGCTAGAAGAAGAGCTTTCCAAAACAGCAAAGGTAAATGCCATCTTTAAACAAACCTTCACTCTAGCTAGCTCTCTTTCACCTTTAGAATTAGAATTTAAATGGATAACCGAGGAAAAAAGATATCTTACTCTGACTAATTACTCTTCTTATCTGGTGAATATTAATCGCCTGTTAGTGTGGAAAAAAATTCCTGGTGCAGAGAAATACTTAGACCAAGAAAAAATCAAGTATTTGCCTTTAGAAAAGAAAGGAGAGCTGTTTAGAGAGTGGATCATAAGATATGGCAAAAATATTACGAGCTTAAATTTAACAGGGACTGGCTTGACTTCTTTACCCCCAGAGATAGGGCAGATATCACAGCTAAGAGGCCTTTACTTAAGCAGCAACCAGCTTGTCTCCCTTCCAGCAGAGATAGGACACCTATCGCAACTGGAAATGCTTAACTTAGAATACAACCAGCTAAACACTCTACCTGCGGAAATTGGGCAGCTTTCTCAGCTGCAAGAGCTTTACTTAAACAACAACCAGCTTGCTTTCCTTCCAGCAGAGATAGGGCAGCTTTCTCAGCTGCAAGAGCTTTACTTAAACAGCAACCAGCTTGCTTTCCTTCCAGCAGAGATAGGACACCTATCGCAACTGGAAGTGCTTAACTTAAGCAATAACCAACGCACCGCCTTTCCCGCAGAGATAGGGCGGCTATCGCAGCTGCAAAAGCTTTACTTAAGCAGCAACCAGCTAACCTCTCTTCCTGCGGAAATTGGGCAGCTTTCTCAGCTGCAAGAGCTTTACTTAGAAGGCAACCAGCTTGCTACTCTTCCTGCAGAGATAGGGCAGCTATCTCAGCTAGAATATTTTCACTTAGAAGGTAACCAGCTTGCTACTCTTCCTGCAGAGATAGGGCAGCTTTCTCAGCTAGAATATCTTCACTTAGAAGGTAACCAGATAGCTACTCTTCCTGCAGAGATAGGGCAGCTATCGCAACTAAAAGTGCTTTACTTAAAAAACAATCAGCTTACTGGCCTTCTTGCCGGAATAGGGCAGCTTTCTCAGCTGCAAGAGCTCTACTTAGATAACAACCAGCTAACCTCTCTTCCTGCCGAGATAGGACAGCTTTCTCAGCTGGAGTGTCTTTACTTAAACAACAACCACCTTACCTCACTCCCTGCCGAGATAGGACAGCTACCAGCTCTACGAAAGCTTCAGGTGAAAGAAAATCCGCTGGAAAATATTCCAAATATAATAAAGCAGCGTTTTTGCTTGTAACTGAAATGGCTTGCGTCTTCATCAGCTAATAGGTTAAAGGAACAAATCATATGCTTAAAAGATTCCAAGAATGTAGAGAGCTTTCCGTCTCATCAAAAGTCACTAATAGCTTTTCTTCTTTCTTAGGTAGCATTCATCTCCTCAAATTTCTCAGCAAGCTTCTACCTAGAA
This Neochlamydia sp. AcF84 DNA region includes the following protein-coding sequences:
- a CDS encoding ABC transporter substrate-binding protein, which codes for MLIWWSVAFKPSNDQLSDLYPPCPSSKPLPSIFKYLSTLQRENIHQALNGDYSMMSKLITDWDHDAQIMEQYGYNTVKRLLREDFLRCQLLARQINNSTREDLNLLHDHYRLPSIQDDNGNIFDLSTSYKRFLPQTFVAASFLLALSEPELIVALPAGMRKQAAIYPKKLTHLIALDADRYHTEKLYNAHPDIAFVADYSNPSTLEALKKQGIPLFTLKHVNSPEEVQNALLRIGHIINRPIEAELLNYFVEAAMLAIDNRFNMISSTFPSTHLPPKVLFLKHHLTFSTPSSHTLTGKLLNRMGVKQLLGSAGNSHKHTWTLPIHQEHIRQMDPDYIIIATSDMDINKRNFLKNQLFRLLKEKTNKPIAFVNEAIQESPSQYMVLAYYDLYTALTRVN
- the groL gene encoding chaperonin GroEL (60 kDa chaperone family; promotes refolding of misfolded polypeptides especially under stressful conditions; forms two stacked rings of heptamers to form a barrel-shaped 14mer; ends can be capped by GroES; misfolded proteins enter the barrel where they are refolded when GroES binds) encodes the protein MSSAPKQIIFEEEAREKLLAGIKELSTIVAFTLGPRGRNVGLEKSWGAPTITNDGSTIVKDISLKDQYKNMGISMAKEVVQKMKETCGDGTTRATLLLGAMVENGIKLIASGASPISVKRGIDKAVEAIVNEIDKQAISVQSDREILSIANVAASGDEEVGKMIAEAIKKVGKNGVITIEEAKGTDTTLEMVEGMRFDRGYLSAYFCTNNDKMIVEMENPQILLIDRKINSIHELLPILQSVATTGKNLLIVAEDLEGEALSTLVVNKLRGTLKVAAVKAPGFGDRRKAMLEDIAILTGAGVVSEETGISMKEIPDHVLGSAEKVIITKEHTTIMNGAGQPDAIQARVKQIENEINNTTSTYDKEKLEERKAKLSGGVAVVRVGAVTEVELKPKKQLFEDSLNSTKAAIEGGIVPGGGVAFIRASQIVPTLKLEGDEALGAKIVATACEAPLKQIVFNAGHDGLVMLAEVRQASANFGFNVMSEKIEDLVASGVVDPAKVIKNALTYSASVAGIVLISEALIGDAEEEEEKQK
- a CDS encoding leucine-rich repeat domain-containing protein, encoding MNPSSSANIEHLPNEILVPILKACASPSLFSVCGRWRHLLTNEVMPSLYWQIGKVHVPQGDVAKQVIVLDRIYKLEEELSKTAKVNAIFKQTFTLASSLSPLELEFKWITEEKRYLTLTNYSSYLVNINRLLVWKKIPGAEKYLDQEKIKYLPLEKKGELFREWIIRYGKNITSLNLTGTGLTSLPPEIGQISQLRGLYLSSNQLVSLPAEIGHLSQLEMLNLEYNQLNTLPAEIGQLSQLQELYLNNNQLAFLPAEIGQLSQLQELYLNSNQLAFLPAEIGHLSQLEVLNLSNNQRTAFPAEIGRLSQLQKLYLSSNQLTSLPAEIGQLSQLQELYLEGNQLATLPAEIGQLSQLEYFHLEGNQLATLPAEIGQLSQLEYLHLEGNQIATLPAEIGQLSQLKVLYLKNNQLTGLLAGIGQLSQLQELYLDNNQLTSLPAEIGQLSQLECLYLNNNHLTSLPAEIGQLPALRKLQVKENPLENIPNIIKQRFCL